The Pirellulales bacterium genome includes a window with the following:
- a CDS encoding NPCBM/NEW2 domain-containing protein, whose amino-acid sequence MNPVLVMSIAAALLGAGKPAEIELSLAGGGSVHGIVVELSDRQIRVETAAGVVEHPIARLLDLKPVSPGDTGTAAAAPIQVTWLDGTSLPATAYQVAGGRATIAAVGPDGQPLSVESGTAAISFVGLQAEALAAHGTEWQALVADLTEHPAKSDRIVVAKREALDYVEGVLGDVTEATIAFETDGETLAVKRARAAALIYAHGATPAFGSAAQATLTNGTRVLLHLVELAAGVLNVTTPAGLELKLPWSMLARIDFSQGKVVALGDLRPELMNWSPYFAPAELPAALAAHYAPRIDAAFDGGPMRIAGQEFARGVALRSRTELVYRLPDKFKRFTTVAGIDDAVRPQGNVQLAIYGDDRLLFEATLDGRSPGMPLELDLQGVNRLKFRVGFGADLDIGDQLDLGEAKLEK is encoded by the coding sequence ATGAACCCGGTTCTGGTCATGTCGATCGCCGCCGCGCTGCTGGGCGCAGGCAAGCCCGCAGAGATCGAGTTGTCGCTGGCCGGCGGCGGCTCGGTGCACGGCATCGTGGTCGAACTTTCCGATCGGCAGATTCGCGTCGAAACGGCCGCAGGCGTCGTCGAGCACCCGATCGCCCGGCTTTTGGACCTCAAGCCCGTATCGCCCGGCGACACCGGTACCGCGGCCGCCGCGCCGATCCAGGTTACCTGGCTCGACGGCACGAGCTTGCCGGCCACGGCCTACCAGGTTGCCGGCGGCCGCGCGACCATTGCGGCCGTTGGTCCCGATGGCCAGCCGTTGTCGGTCGAGTCGGGCACGGCTGCGATCAGCTTCGTCGGCCTGCAAGCCGAAGCGCTCGCGGCGCACGGCACAGAATGGCAGGCCCTGGTCGCCGATCTCACCGAGCACCCGGCCAAGAGTGATCGTATCGTCGTAGCCAAGCGCGAGGCGCTCGACTATGTCGAAGGCGTGCTCGGCGATGTCACCGAAGCGACGATTGCGTTCGAAACCGACGGCGAAACACTGGCGGTCAAACGCGCGCGGGCAGCGGCGCTGATCTATGCCCACGGAGCAACGCCGGCGTTCGGTTCCGCGGCCCAGGCGACCTTGACCAATGGCACGCGCGTGCTGCTGCACCTGGTCGAGCTGGCGGCGGGCGTCCTGAACGTGACCACGCCGGCAGGACTGGAGTTGAAGCTGCCCTGGTCGATGCTCGCCCGGATCGATTTCAGTCAAGGCAAGGTCGTGGCGCTGGGAGATCTGCGGCCGGAGCTCATGAATTGGAGCCCCTATTTCGCACCGGCCGAGTTGCCGGCGGCACTGGCGGCCCATTACGCACCGCGCATCGATGCCGCCTTCGACGGCGGCCCCATGCGCATCGCTGGTCAAGAATTCGCCCGCGGAGTGGCCCTGCGCAGCCGGACCGAACTGGTGTACCGTCTGCCCGACAAGTTCAAGCGTTTTACTACCGTGGCGGGCATCGACGACGCCGTGCGCCCGCAAGGCAATGTGCAGCTTGCGATCTACGGCGACGACCGTTTGCTGTTCGAAGCCACGCTCGACGGCCGATCCCCCGGCATGCCGCTGGAGCTTGATCTTCAGGGCGTGAATCGACTCAAGTTTCGGGTCGGTTTTGGTGCGGACCTCGATATCGGCGATCAACTCGACCTCGGCGAGGCGAAACTGGAAAAATGA
- a CDS encoding S1C family serine protease produces the protein MVGRSLLRCLPVLPALLLCVCANSLARAQEPPGEPLSEAIAANLPKIVKVYGAGGLRGLEPYQSGIVISPEGHVLTAWSHVLDTDFVSVTLDDGRKFDARLVGADPRVEAAVLKIDATDLPYIDLAQAADAALGTRVLAFCNLFGIATGDEPASLLHGQVAARWNLDARSGAFETPYKGPVYVLDAMTNNPGSAGGLLTDFLGRPVGMLGGELRDAQQNTWLNYAVPLSQLRTSVEQIMAGQFVASSAEDATKRPDFPHDLEQLGIVLVPDVVERTPPYVDVVLPDSPAETAGLLPDDLVVFVAGKLVQSCKSLVAEVGLVDRADPLTLTIMRGQELRDFTLRAPAEESAPATEAAP, from the coding sequence ATGGTCGGCCGATCGCTTCTACGCTGCCTGCCGGTGCTGCCCGCGCTCTTGCTATGCGTCTGCGCCAATAGCCTCGCACGCGCACAGGAACCGCCGGGAGAGCCGCTCAGCGAGGCGATCGCGGCTAACCTCCCGAAGATCGTGAAGGTCTACGGCGCCGGCGGATTGCGCGGCCTGGAGCCCTACCAGTCGGGCATCGTGATCTCTCCCGAGGGGCACGTGCTGACCGCTTGGAGCCACGTGCTGGATACCGATTTTGTCTCCGTGACGCTCGATGACGGGCGCAAATTCGATGCCCGGCTCGTCGGCGCGGACCCACGCGTCGAGGCGGCCGTCCTCAAGATCGATGCAACGGACCTGCCGTATATCGACCTCGCACAGGCGGCCGACGCCGCACTAGGCACGCGTGTGCTGGCTTTCTGCAATCTTTTCGGCATCGCGACGGGCGACGAGCCGGCAAGCCTGCTGCACGGCCAGGTCGCCGCGCGTTGGAATCTCGACGCGCGCAGCGGCGCTTTTGAGACGCCCTACAAGGGCCCCGTCTACGTGCTCGATGCCATGACCAACAACCCCGGTTCGGCCGGTGGGCTGCTGACCGATTTCTTGGGCCGGCCCGTGGGCATGCTGGGCGGCGAGTTGCGCGACGCGCAGCAGAACACCTGGCTGAACTATGCCGTTCCGTTGTCGCAGCTGCGCACGTCGGTCGAACAGATCATGGCGGGCCAGTTTGTCGCTAGCAGCGCGGAGGACGCGACAAAACGCCCCGACTTTCCTCACGATTTGGAGCAGCTCGGCATCGTACTGGTGCCCGACGTCGTCGAGCGCACGCCGCCCTATGTCGACGTCGTACTACCCGACTCGCCTGCCGAAACGGCCGGCTTGCTGCCCGACGATCTCGTGGTGTTCGTTGCCGGCAAGCTCGTGCAATCGTGCAAATCGCTCGTCGCCGAAGTCGGACTCGTCGATCGCGCCGACCCATTGACGCTGACGATCATGCGGGGACAAGAGCTGCGCGATTTCACGCTGCGTGCGCCCGCAGAAGAGTCGGCGCCGGCGACGGAGGCCGCGCCGTGA
- a CDS encoding DUF4175 domain-containing protein: MMSTLATNRRLAPQVYDLLGEVRARFRRYVWTQSVARWLTAVGLMCAAWLVFDWALEPARVIRMCALGGAGVLAVVALQRLVLRRIFVPLSDRRIALLLERRFGDFDDSLLTAVELTESPVEGRLASAMLDDVCYLAAQRSLTKSAAAVFDYGQLRQALAGLGLLAAILVTSGLLAPQAWGIWFRRNVLLADELWPRRSELKVVGFDEQGRRKIARGSDFELVVQANTKKVVPEIVSVRYRTEEGVRGRENLSREGQAQADRDEYQVFAFTFQSVPSSRSLDVLGGDARLRDLKLEVVDSPAITEMSLDCRYPDYTGLAPRSLAVTGTMQLARGVEVALAARTNKPLQGVEVRLEASGTDPQVLSLEPGLDDPQAFSLVIPKLLENVVLAFKLRDRDGIENREPIRVTLTALADAPPQIAVRPQGIGTAVTPQARLPWLGKLADDYGLSAAWFEATVDGQPARELPLEAATNRAEFEVDLALEARDLNVRPGQKLELVLKARDNDAVSAEPNLATGEKYLFDVVTPEELRAMLASRELNLRRRFETLIEEVTATHELLVRLDLEATPRTAPSDDQPGADGAAEDPAVRRAAQNELAVERARQNATKNANETLGLSVSFAEICAELVNNRVDSTELLARLRDGVAEPLRTISEQQFPELDRRVKALAENLSPGDVSRHNRDAAAEQTAAILREMQGVLGKMLELETYNEVVELLRQIIEAQGDVTTKTQAERKAQLQDLLE; this comes from the coding sequence TTGATGTCCACTCTCGCGACAAACCGACGCTTGGCCCCCCAGGTGTACGACCTGCTGGGCGAGGTCCGCGCGCGCTTCCGCCGCTATGTGTGGACGCAAAGCGTGGCCCGGTGGCTGACCGCGGTCGGCCTGATGTGCGCGGCGTGGCTTGTGTTCGATTGGGCCTTGGAGCCGGCACGGGTCATCCGGATGTGCGCGCTGGGCGGCGCCGGGGTGTTGGCGGTCGTTGCGTTGCAGCGTCTGGTCCTGCGCCGGATCTTCGTGCCGCTTTCCGATCGGCGCATCGCGCTGTTGCTCGAACGCCGGTTTGGCGATTTCGACGACAGCTTGTTGACGGCCGTCGAGCTGACCGAGTCGCCCGTCGAAGGGCGTTTGGCCAGCGCCATGCTCGACGACGTCTGTTATCTCGCTGCCCAGCGCTCCTTGACCAAAAGCGCCGCGGCCGTGTTCGACTACGGACAACTGCGGCAAGCGCTGGCGGGGCTCGGCCTGCTGGCCGCGATCCTCGTGACCAGCGGCTTGCTCGCGCCGCAGGCGTGGGGCATCTGGTTTCGCCGCAACGTGCTGCTGGCCGATGAGCTGTGGCCGCGCCGGTCCGAACTCAAGGTCGTCGGCTTCGACGAGCAAGGCCGCCGCAAGATAGCTCGCGGTAGCGATTTCGAGCTGGTTGTGCAAGCGAATACGAAAAAGGTCGTACCCGAGATTGTCTCGGTGCGGTATCGCACGGAGGAGGGCGTGCGCGGCCGGGAGAATCTCAGCCGCGAAGGCCAGGCGCAGGCCGACCGAGACGAATATCAGGTGTTTGCCTTCACTTTTCAGTCGGTGCCTTCGTCGCGCAGCCTCGACGTGCTGGGCGGCGACGCGCGCCTGCGCGATTTGAAGCTCGAGGTCGTCGATAGCCCGGCCATCACCGAAATGTCACTCGATTGCCGGTATCCCGACTACACGGGCCTCGCGCCGCGGAGCCTGGCTGTCACAGGCACGATGCAATTGGCGCGCGGCGTCGAGGTGGCGCTAGCGGCGCGCACCAACAAGCCGCTGCAAGGCGTCGAAGTTCGCCTGGAAGCCTCGGGCACCGATCCCCAGGTTCTGTCACTCGAACCGGGACTTGACGATCCACAAGCGTTCTCGCTGGTGATTCCGAAGCTGCTCGAGAACGTGGTCCTGGCGTTCAAGCTGCGAGATCGCGACGGGATCGAGAATCGCGAACCCATTCGCGTCACCTTGACGGCCCTGGCCGACGCGCCGCCCCAGATCGCCGTACGGCCGCAAGGCATCGGCACCGCAGTTACGCCCCAGGCGCGATTGCCGTGGCTGGGCAAATTGGCCGACGACTATGGTCTCAGCGCCGCATGGTTCGAGGCGACGGTCGATGGCCAGCCGGCACGCGAACTGCCGCTCGAAGCAGCCACAAACCGGGCAGAATTCGAAGTCGATCTGGCCCTCGAAGCCCGCGACCTGAACGTCCGGCCCGGCCAGAAGCTCGAACTGGTGCTCAAGGCCCGCGACAACGATGCCGTGTCGGCCGAGCCCAACCTCGCGACCGGCGAGAAATACCTGTTCGACGTGGTGACGCCCGAGGAATTGCGGGCCATGCTGGCCTCGCGCGAACTGAATCTCCGCCGCCGCTTCGAGACCTTGATCGAAGAGGTCACAGCCACGCACGAACTGCTCGTACGGCTCGATCTCGAAGCTACACCGCGCACGGCGCCGAGCGACGATCAGCCAGGGGCCGATGGCGCGGCCGAAGATCCGGCCGTCCGGCGCGCGGCGCAAAACGAATTGGCCGTCGAACGGGCCCGACAGAACGCCACCAAGAACGCCAACGAGACCTTGGGGTTGTCCGTGAGCTTTGCCGAGATCTGTGCCGAGCTGGTGAACAACCGCGTCGACTCTACCGAGCTGCTGGCCCGGCTTCGCGACGGCGTCGCCGAGCCGCTGCGCACGATCTCGGAGCAGCAGTTCCCGGAACTCGATCGCCGGGTCAAAGCCTTGGCCGAGAACCTCTCGCCGGGCGACGTGTCGCGCCACAACCGCGACGCGGCCGCCGAGCAAACGGCCGCGATCTTGCGCGAAATGCAGGGGGTGCTCGGTAAGATGCTGGAGCTGGAGACGTACAATGAAGTCGTCGAGCTGCTCCGGCAGATCATCGAGGCCCAAGGTGACGTCACCACCAAGACCCAGGCCGAACGCAAGGCCCAACTGCAGGATCTGCTGGAGTGA
- a CDS encoding trypsin-like peptidase domain-containing protein — protein sequence MTCRFIACALLLAVACLGSPGRVNAEDVPYAVLQAEAQRVDVMARASQAVVAIFDPAGTNGGSGVLITADGFALSNFHVTKGAGDFMKCGLADGRLYDAVIVGIDPTGDVALIKLLGREDFPVAQMADSDEVRVGDWVFAMGNPFLLAGDFQPTVTYGIVSGVHRYQYPSGTILEYADCLQTDASINPGNSGGPLFNANGQLIGINGRGSFEKRGRVNVGVGYAITINQIKHFLGALRGGRLVDHATLGATVTTDAEGRVVVSNLLEDCDAYRRGLRHGDEIVSFGGRPIRTVNAFKNVLGIFPADWRVPLVFRREGEKFRILVRLPSLHAAGELNELAGGFEPEPPAEPAPDQPDKPDSDEPQDEPPQRPAPRPKMPFGHAHQQPSVPDAIKALLVPRPGFANFYFNTPERDRVWRAVPTQASFAAVDGLWKLTGADATGAPVEIELSADSARLTWAGQQAALVGADQLAANVVPEGTGGLLPALFLWRRLLVGGPTALEQVEYGGIYPFGIELQPAHTIIATTGGVEARFYCDEERGWLIGVELFTDTVDDPCEVSLLDYEEREGRLVPTRILVRHGDQVFADWKLDVVDLAAAGEPKEAK from the coding sequence ATGACCTGCCGATTCATCGCTTGTGCCCTACTACTCGCCGTCGCGTGTCTAGGCTCGCCCGGCCGCGTAAACGCCGAGGACGTGCCGTATGCCGTGCTGCAGGCCGAGGCCCAGCGCGTCGACGTGATGGCGCGCGCCAGCCAGGCCGTGGTGGCGATCTTTGATCCGGCTGGTACCAACGGCGGCTCCGGCGTGTTGATCACCGCCGACGGATTCGCGCTCAGCAATTTTCACGTCACGAAGGGGGCCGGCGATTTCATGAAATGCGGTCTGGCCGATGGCCGCCTGTACGACGCGGTGATCGTCGGTATCGATCCCACGGGCGACGTGGCCCTGATCAAGCTGCTGGGTCGCGAAGACTTTCCCGTCGCGCAGATGGCCGACAGCGACGAAGTGCGCGTCGGCGACTGGGTCTTTGCCATGGGCAACCCGTTCCTGCTGGCCGGCGACTTTCAACCGACCGTCACCTACGGCATCGTCTCCGGGGTGCATCGCTATCAGTACCCATCGGGCACGATTCTCGAGTATGCCGACTGCCTGCAGACCGACGCTTCGATCAATCCCGGCAACTCGGGCGGACCGCTGTTCAACGCCAACGGTCAACTGATCGGCATCAACGGCCGTGGCTCGTTCGAAAAGCGTGGGCGCGTCAACGTGGGCGTCGGTTACGCGATCACCATCAACCAGATCAAGCACTTTCTGGGCGCGCTGCGCGGCGGCCGCCTCGTCGATCATGCGACGTTGGGCGCGACGGTGACGACCGATGCCGAAGGGCGCGTCGTGGTGAGCAACCTGTTGGAAGACTGCGATGCCTATCGGCGCGGCCTGCGCCACGGCGACGAAATCGTGTCGTTCGGCGGACGGCCGATTCGTACGGTCAACGCCTTCAAGAATGTGTTGGGGATCTTTCCGGCGGATTGGCGCGTGCCGCTGGTGTTTCGTCGCGAGGGTGAGAAATTCCGCATCCTGGTGCGGTTGCCCAGCCTGCACGCCGCCGGGGAGCTGAACGAGCTGGCCGGCGGCTTCGAGCCGGAGCCACCGGCGGAGCCGGCCCCCGACCAACCCGACAAGCCGGACTCGGATGAGCCCCAGGACGAGCCGCCACAACGGCCCGCGCCGCGGCCGAAGATGCCATTTGGCCACGCGCACCAGCAACCGTCGGTGCCCGACGCGATCAAGGCACTGCTCGTGCCGCGACCGGGCTTTGCAAACTTCTATTTCAACACACCCGAGCGCGACCGCGTGTGGCGCGCCGTGCCCACGCAAGCCAGCTTCGCCGCGGTCGACGGTCTGTGGAAGCTGACTGGCGCCGATGCGACCGGCGCACCTGTCGAGATAGAACTGAGTGCCGACTCGGCGCGGCTGACGTGGGCCGGCCAGCAAGCAGCGCTCGTCGGGGCCGATCAACTCGCGGCGAACGTCGTGCCCGAGGGCACCGGCGGCCTGTTGCCGGCGCTCTTCCTGTGGCGGCGGCTGCTCGTGGGCGGACCGACCGCACTGGAACAAGTCGAATACGGCGGGATCTATCCGTTCGGCATCGAACTGCAGCCGGCGCATACCATCATCGCCACGACCGGGGGCGTCGAGGCGCGGTTCTACTGCGACGAAGAGCGCGGCTGGCTAATCGGCGTCGAATTGTTCACCGACACCGTTGACGATCCCTGTGAGGTGTCGTTGTTGGACTATGAGGAACGGGAAGGCAGGCTTGTCCCCACGCGAATTCTCGTGCGCCACGGCGACCAGGTCTTCGCCGATTGGAAGCTCGACGTCGTCGATCTCGCTGCTGCCGGCGAACCCAAGGAGGCGAAGTAA